Proteins co-encoded in one Fusarium fujikuroi IMI 58289 draft genome, chromosome FFUJ_chr06 genomic window:
- a CDS encoding related to protein transport protein, whose translation MSAAAAGWGQPLATKSPASRRSLGHFRSLSSIAATPSYHPRTPSLTPDHTPIKSSSSTHLPIVSPNPPTDFGDEMSTIPDPRSRAMSPADDSGVATPSHHPDLNDEVATLSNKLINAINHQTILDDSLSAARHELDAARERIRMLETQNASQREMLAGDVWVRKHTVEDEKKVWQAKVTAERQKRIDTEMEKKKIEQELENLTAALFEEANKMVIAAKEEAKADHEALQRKNDQLKSQLADTESILKSQQEQLVELKNVMEHMASERGDHNNPTAPSSPGLTKPDTRDDLRSSTEEPAASLWTASVEPAHPTSFSHLLQPVLRTDLSSYDDFLILARTSRNRPGSRVSSGSVGALNALTGFGLGGSISSAHPSNASTTSLGTPIAGAGSAPQSPNTPASTVSAASNASATPLPSLKETKFYKRVLAEDIEPTLRLDMAPGLSWLARRSVIAAIADGSLVVEPVPTTGSLVALTKPQFYPCALCGDSRKDPQYLRNHRFRTSETDSAQRHPLCKYCLTRVRSTCDFLGFLRMVKDGHWRADNEDHEKAAWEESVRLREQMFWSRIGGGVIPCIPAPLSVDIEKSPRNSHDGSVRSDHLEVPGFQTPPMTIERTRSDTTKSGPIEEPHTPPMQTDGARSVRSSVQSLDVKSNSGSEETKRLSITIPTTD comes from the coding sequence ATGTCCGCCGCAGCCGCCGGCTGGGGCCAACCACTCGCGACAAAATCGCCAGCTTCTCGGCGGTCATTAGGTCATTTTCgatctctctcctccatcgcAGCGACCCCTAGCTACCACCCTCGAACACCTTCGCTCACTCCCGACCACACCCCGATCAAATCTTCGTCCTCGACACACCTACCGATTGTCTCACCGAACCCGCCTACAGATTttggagatgagatgagcaCAATACCTGATCCTCGAAGTCGTGCAATGAGCCCTGCCGATGACAGCGGTGTCGCGACTCCCAGTCATCACCCCGATCTGAATGACGAAGTCGCCACCCTCAGTAataagctcatcaacgccatTAATCACCAAACCATCCTGGACGACTCTTTATCCGCCGCTCGCCACGAACTTGATGCCGCACGGGAACGAATTCGCATGCTCGAGACTCAAAATGCCTCACAACGCGAAATGTTGGCTGGTGACGTATGGGTTCGCAAGCACACCGTTGAGGACGAAAAGAAGGTTTGGCAGGCCAAGGTTACCGCGGAACGTCAAAAGCGAATTGACACAGAaatggaaaagaagaagattgagcAGGAGCTCGAGAATCTTACAGCCGCATTGTTTGAGGAAGCAAACAAGATGGTGATTGCTGCCAAggaagaggccaaggctgatcATGAGGCTCTTCAACGCAAGAATGACCAGCTCAAGTCTCAGCTTGCCGATACTGAGAGCATTCTAAAATCTCAACAGGAGCAACTCGTCGAGCTCAAGAACGTTATGGAACATATGGCTTCAGAACGAGGAGATCATAATAACCCCACTGCTCCCTCTTCTCCCGGCTTGACGAAACCTGATACGCGTGACGATCTTCGATCTTCAACTGAGGAGCCTGCTGCTTCACTCTGGACCGCTTCCGTCGAGCCTGCTCACCCGACCAGCTTCtcgcatcttctccaacccGTTCTGCGAACCGATTTGTCGTCTTATGACGATTTTCTTATACTCGCACGGACTTCTCGAAATCGCCCTGGCAGCCGCGTTTCTTCAGGTTCTGTCGGTGCTCTGAATGCTCTAACTGGCTTTGGACTTGGTGGTTCGATATCGAGTGCCCATCCCTCCAACGCCTCAACTACCTCACTTGGCACACCTATCGCGGGGGCCGGAAGTGCACCCCAGTCTCCCAACACACCGGCCTCAACCGTCAGTGCTGCTTCAAATGCGTCAGCCACCCCTCTGCCGAGCTTGAAGGAAACAAAGTTTTACAAGCGAGTTTTAGCTGAAGATATCGAACCTACACTTCGTCTAGATATGGCTCCAGGCTTGTCATGGCTGGCTCGTCGATCCGTTATCGCCGCCATCGCTGACGGATCTCTGGTGGTTGAGCCTGTACCAACCACTGGCAGTCTTGTGGCACTGACAAAGCCGCAATTTTACCCATGTGCACTCTGCGGTGATTCACGCAAGGACCCTCAGTATTTACGAAACCATCGATTCAGAACGAGTGAGACTGATTCCGCTCAACGGCATCCGTTGTGCAAGTACTGCCTGACTCGTGTGCGGTCGACTTGTgacttcttgggcttcttgcgTATGGTTAAGGATGGTCATTGGCGAGCGGACAATGAGGATCACGAGAAGGCTGCCTGGGAGGAGAGTGTACGACTGAGGGAGCAGATGTTCTGGTCTCGCATTGGAGGTGGTGTTATTCCATGCATCCCGGCGCCTCTCTCTGTCGATATAGAAAAGAGCCCGCGTAACAGCCATGACGGCAGTGTGAGGTCTGACCATCTCGAAGTTCCTGGCTTTCAAACACCACCGATGACAATAGAACGGACACGAAGCGATACAACCAAGAGTGGCCCAATCGAGGAGCCACACACACCTCCTATGCAAACTGATGGAGCCAGGAGCGTGCGCAGCTCCGTCCAGAGTCTCGATGTGAAGAGCAACTCTGGTTCGGAAGAAACGAAGCGTCTATCTATCACGATTCCGACTACGGATTAA
- a CDS encoding related to spliceosome-associated-protein: MAAVTTNGDAAANTLDDIKPPAGVVLPPREIRNVLEKTAGYVARNGAVFEDRIREKERSNPKFSFLNPSDAYHPFYQWRLDEVKSGRGTAIAAGRVGEPAAEAPKPQGPPKPADYLFSARTPRINRKDLDVIQLSALFVAKNGRQFMTQLAQREAGNPQFGFLIPNHTLHNFFQHIIDQYTTLLRASGLGGEGGKLQEERIKELEANINDKFLVLNRAKQRAEYAKYVESEKQKKEEEEVKAKEEFAMIDWGDFVVVETITFNEADEHANLPPPTNLSDLQYASLEDRNNASISASLRIEEAMPDEDTTYNAYPNQPAPYPIAPQQPAYQPAQMPPPVQPYSPVPQAQPQQPQRSAQEEEEERRIQERAEQQARKQQATAEARGGAPPMKIKENYVPRAAQKAANRQGAQTALCPNCKQQIPMNELEAHMRIELLDPRWKEQKAKADTRYASSNTIHVDVANNLKRLASQRSDVFDPVTGQAISEDELARRKKAAIHSYDGAMDAKSQAQLGHMQNVNVEDQIRAIHQKFADKK; encoded by the exons ATGGCAGCCGTAACAACCAACGGCGATGCCGCCGCAAATACTCTCGACGATATCAAACCTCCCGCTGGAGTAGTCCTCCCTCCTCGCGAGATTCGAAATGTTCTTGAAAAGACAGCGGGTTATGTGGCGCGAAACGGCGCCGTCTTCGAAGATCGCATTCGTGAAAAGGAACGATCAAACCCGAAATTCAGCTTTCTCAACCCTTCCGATGCCTACCATCCCTTCTACCAATGGCGACTAGATGAGGTCAAGAGCGGACGTGGTACAGCGATTGCTGCTGGTCGCGTGGGTGAGCCTGCGGCCGAGGCTCCCAAGCCTCAGGGACCCCCGAAGCCTGCCGATTACCTATTCTCTGCGCGAACGCCTCGCATCAACCGAAAGGATCTGGATGTGATTCAACTGTCGGCTCTATTTGTAGCCAAGAATGGACGACAGTTTATGACACAGTTGGCTCAGCGCGAAGCTGGTAACCCACAATTCGGCTTCCTCATCCCTAACCACACTCTTCACAACTTTTTCCAGCATATTATCGACCAATACACAACGTTGTTACGTGCAAGCGGTCTCGGTGGAGAAGGCGGCAAGCTCCAAGAAGAGCGCATAAAGGAGCTCGAAGCCAACATAAACGATAAGTTCCTTGTGTTGAACCGCGCCAAGCAACGAGCCGAATATGCCAAATACGTCGAATCGGAAaaacagaagaaggaagaggaagaggtcaAGGCTAAGGAAGAGTTTGCGATGATCGATTGGGGCGATTTCGTTGTTGTCGAGACAATCACTTTCAATGAGGCCGATGAGCACGCCAACCTCCCACCTCCCACCAACCTGTCCGATCTTCAGTACGCTTCGCTCGAGGACCGCAACAATGCGTCTATCAGTGCCAGCCTCAGAATTGAGGAAGCCATGCCTGACGAAGACACGACCTACAACGCATACCCCAATCAACCCGCCCCCTATCCCATCGCCCCTCAACAGCCAGCCTACCAACCCGCTCAAATGCCCCCTCCTGTTCAGCCATACTCTCCTGTTCCACAAGCGCAACCACAGCAACCGCAGCgatcagctcaagaagaagaagaggagcgcCGTATCCAGGAACGCGCGGAGCAACAAGCACGAAAACAACAGGCTACTGCTGAAGCGCGTGGTGGTGCTCCTCCgatgaagatcaaggagaactACGTGCCTCGTGCCGCACAGAAGGCTGCCAACAGACAGGGCGCGCAGACAGCGCTGTGCCCTAACTGTAAACAGCAGATTCCCATGAATGAGCTCGAAGCTCACATGCGAA TTGAACTTCTCGATCCTCGCTGGAAGGaacagaaggccaaggcggACACACGCTACGCATCCTCCAACACGATACATGTCGATGTcgccaacaacctcaagcgACTTGCCAGCCAGCGCAGCGACGTTTTCGATCCTGTCACTGGACAGGCCATTTCTGAGGATGAGCTAGCGCGCAGAAAGAAGGCTGCCATACACAGCTACGATGGCGCCATGGATGCCAAGAGCCAAGCACAGCTGGGTCATATGCAGAACGTTAACGTCGAAGATCAGATCCGCGCTATTCACCAAAAGTTCGCTGACAAGAAGTGA
- a CDS encoding related to Zn(II)Cys6 transcriptional activator yields the protein MPCRRLGKKCEYIELPPPPTAPPPDGTSQPSLSEPNQPFPLAFFLDPDLFTPLTTSNALAPGPRVDLQQIIAKHLESDDLPVLYHNYFASVHEWLPMISRKRVTHPDPFSQDACHDLLLLCMKICTLRPNGHPPSQHPLYMLAKTLCAAAESAGLVSLRLTQSLVLLALYEACQAIYPACYLTISRAARLGILMSWHDRDAQQLFKFADSWSKREEQRRTWWTIFVLDRFISMDTSGLPFSAPEPCPDELLPVNDEDWVLGKTVPSEPLYTACFSSITTLGSFARTCQAAHMLGKVITHKHLKTKSSHDILHVVQEAQSLNRALNSLQISIEEQSLSNVSSSSASSLACASAICISAQALLYGAYGCPDAPGITSRERLTHETELQSISVQGLRALGSTLTPKLAQIQSDCPLQARCFYTACSACSWFIREDNEPQMKDALVTIVDGLKRLSERWPIATEYISLLEHGGILRLIDTTSDMEITS from the exons ATGCCG TGTCGGCGCCTTGGCAAGAAATGTGAATATATAGAacttcctccacctccaactGCTCCTCCGCCAGATGGAACAAGTCAGCCGTCTCTATCAGAGCCCAATCAACCGTTtcccttggccttcttcttggatcCGGATCTCTTCACACCACTAACCACCAGCAATGCGTTAGCACCTGGGCCAAGAGTCGATCTGCAGCAGATTATAGCCAAGCACTTGGAATCAGATGACTTGCCAGTCCTCTATCACAATTACTTTGCTTCAGTGCATGAGTGGCTTCCCATGATTAGCAGAAAGCGTGTCACACATCCCGATCCTTTCAGTCAAGATGCTTGCCATGATCTACTACTTTTATGCATGAAAATATGCACGCTCAGACCCAATGGCCACCCTCCATCTCAGCACCCGTTGTACATGTTGGCAAAAACTCTATGTGCCGCCGCCGAAAGTGCAGGCCTAGTTTCACTTCGCCTAACTCAGTCCTTGGTGCTATTGGCTCTCTATGAAGCGTGCCAGGCTATATATCCTGCCTGCTACCTCACAATCAGTCGAGCGGCGAGACTGGGCATACTAATGAGTTGGCATGATAGAGATGCACAGCAGCTCTTCAAGTTTGCTGATTCCTGGTCTAAGCGAGAAGAACAGCGCCGGACATGGTGGACTATCTTTGTACTTGACAG ATTCATCAGCATGGACACAAGTGGGCTACCATTTTCAGCTCCGGAGCCTTGCCCTGACGAGCTTCTGCCAGTCAACGACGAAGACTGGGTTTTGGGTAAGACAGTACCAAGCGAGCCACTGTATACAGCATGCTTCAGCTCTATCACAACCCTTGGCTCCTTTGCTAGGACATGCCAAGCAGCTCATATGCTCGGCAAGGTCATTACACACAAACATTTGAAAACCAAATCTTCGCACGATATCCTACATGTTGTCCAGGAAGCCCAGAGCCTTAATAGAGCACTAAACTCACTACAAATTTCTATTGAAGAACAATCCTTGAGCAacgtttcttcttcttcagcatcctctCTGGCATGTGCTTCCGCCATTTGCATTAGTGCTCAAGCGCTCCTATACGGAGCTTATGGTTGTCCTGACGCGCCTGGAATAACAAGTCGAGAACGCTTGACACACGAAACAGAATTGCAAAGTATTAGCGTTCAAGGCCTGAGAGCACTAGGTAGTACTTTGACCCCTAAGCTGGCTCAGATTCAGTCAGATTGTCCTCTCCAAGCAAGATGTTTTTATACCGCTTGTAGTGCATGCTCATGGTTTATTCGGGAAGACAATGAGCCTCAGATGAAAGATGCTTTGGTGACTATTGTCGATGGTCTTAAAAGGCTATCCGAACGTTGGCCAATTGCGA CTGAGTACATTTCTCTTCTCGAACATGGTGGGATTCTGCGTCTCATCGATACCACCTCTGACATGGAAATCACGTCTTGA
- a CDS encoding related to ethionine resistance protein — protein sequence MPSSERRRLEGHQDSRSHIHDGVLHNETSPLLPRISEVSENGTAKSLTDVNSLLAEAKLLCQYSLPLIATYLLQYSFTVITTIVAGRLGAEELAASSLGLTTINIIGFTIFEGMATALDTLCAQAYGSGRYTGVGMHIQRMIVFMSIVMVPVGAIWLCSHWILPLLVPQRSLALKAASFLRVSLVGLPGYAFFEAGKRFLQAQGEFAPGMVILIICAPVNAFLSWYFAVKLDMGLDGAAFGQALANNLRPALLLLYVVFIGKKSHRCWGGWDSRSAFAFREWGPMVRLSVASTAVNLAEWLAFEILMVSTSYLGTRHLAAQTVLNTLSIVTWHIPFSISVAVTTRFGHLVGAGALKEARRAAILYTGVFTVVGILDGAFLYVLRNPLADMFSDDSTVRELATGSMVAVACFQVIDSIICGTNGVLRGLAKQSVAAWVVLAVNYLAAVPFAIWLELGSPDLKLDGLWIGLGSGMVIIAIIECVYMKWISWQDCVNDVKEREDDGT from the coding sequence ATGCCTTCGAGCGAACGCCGGCGCCTTGAGGGTCACCAAGACTCTCGCTCTCACATTCACGATGGCGTGTTACACAATGAGACTTCGCCTTTGCTTCCAAGGATATCAGAAGTCAGCGAAAATGGCACCGCAAAGTCGTTGACCGACGTCAACAGCCTCTTGGCTGAGGCGAAACTACTATGCCAATACTCTCTCCCTTTGATCGCGACGTATCTGCTTCAGTATTCTTTTACTGTCATTACAACCATTGTCGCTGGTCGGTTGGGTGCCGAGGAATTGGCAGCTTCAAGTCTAGGCTTGACAACGATCAACATCATTGGATTCACCATCTTTGAGGGCATGGCCACGGCTCTCGACACATTGTGTGCGCAGGCCTACGGGTCAGGTCGCTATACCGGCGTTGGAATGCACATCCAACGGATGATCGTGTTTATGTCAATCGTCATGGTTCCTGTCGGGGCAATCTGGCTATGCTCGCACTGGATTCTGCCATTGCTCGTCCCTCAACGAAGCCTCGCCTTGAAAGCTGCCTCTTTCTTGCGTGTCAGTCTCGTCGGACTTCCCGGTTATGCATTTTTTGAAGCTGGTAAGAGGTTTCTTCAGGCGCAGGGTGAATTTGCCCCCGGGATggtcattctcatcatttgCGCTCCCGTCAATGCCTTTCTGAGTTGGTACTTCGCCGTCAAGCTCGACATGGGCCTTGATGGTGCTGCGTTCGGTCAAGCTCTTGCTAATAACCTTCGACCtgcgcttcttctgttgTATGTCGTGTTCATTGGAAAGAAGTCTCACCGATGCTGGGGCGGCTGGGATAGCCGGTCTGCATTTGCGTTCCGCGAATGGGGCCCTATGGTCCGGCTCTCTGTTGCAAGCACCGCTGTGAATCTTGCCGAGTGGCTCGCCTTTGAGATCCTCATGGTCAGCACCTCTTATCTCGGTACCCGCCACTTGGCCGCGCAAACAGTACTCAACACGCTGTCCATTGTTACATGGCACATACCGTTCTCGATCAGCGTCGCAGTCACCACTCGCTTCGGTCACCTGGTTGGTGCTGGCGCGCTCAAGGAAGCCCGACGTGCTGCAATTCTATACACCGGCGTCTTCACCGTGGTTGGTATCCTCGACGGCGCATTCTTGTATGTGTTGCGAAACCCACTCGCAGATATGTTCTCCGACGACAGTACTGTCAGAGAATTGGCCACGGGATCCATGGTTGCTGTGGCATGCTTCCAGGTCATCGACTCAATCATCTGTGGCACTAATGGTGTGTTGAGAGGTCTGGCAAAGCAATCCGTCGCTGCGTGGGTTGTGCTAGCAGTCAACTACCTTGCTGCCGTGCCATTTGCCATATGGCTCGAGCTGGGAAGCCCTGACCTCAAGCTCGACGGTCTTTGGATTGGACTTGGAAGTGGTATGGTCATTATTGCGATTATTGAATGTGTGTATATGAAGTGGATTAGCTGGCAGGATTGTGTAAACGACGTGAAGGAGAGAGAGGATGACGGAACATAG
- a CDS encoding related to nitrogen metabolic regulation protein nmr yields the protein MTTKKLIVIIGATGGQGGSVVNSFLNDPEWRVRGITRNPSSQKSKNLEARGAQVVQANLDDRSSLAKAFQDANAIFAVSDFWGIYNDPKNRNKPRQGQALNEWTKGQETQQLKIIIDEAARVSSLERFIMSSLPGPTKLSRGKYTNVCHHDSKADAEEYGEQNQPELWAKTSVYLPGYFLSNFLTHPMAQPTKKQNGNIQFANNIDLDTKVPLISHDQDSGPFVRALIQNPPGKSVAGYRAWITLREFVQFFSKVTGYKTELLHIPPGEFSFNCKQELRAELQDNFAFANEIGLHGGDDSPAVHPNELNPPPQLGSVEDWIREQDWSKVWGS from the exons ATGACCACCAAAAAGCTCATAGTCATCATCGGTGCAACAGGCGGCCAAGGAGGCTCAGTTGTCAACTCTTTTCTCAACGATCCAGAATGGCGTGTTCGTGGTATCACTCGAAACCCTTCAAGCCAAAAATCAAAGAACCTTGAGGCCCGCGGTGCCCAGGTAGTCCAAGCCAATTTGGACGACAGGTCCTCACTAGCCAAAGCCTTCCAAGACGCAAATGCCATCTTTGCAGTCAGCGACTTTTGGGGCATCTACAACGATCCaaagaatagaaataaacCAAGGCAGGGACAAGCTCTCAACGAGTGGACAAAGGGACAAGAAACCCAACAACTCAAGATTATCATCGATGAAGCTGCCAGAGTATCAAGTCTAGAAcgcttcatcatgtcttcacTTCCGGGCCCGACGAAATTATCGAGAGGAAAGTACACAAATGTCTGTCATCACGACTCCAAGGCAGATGCAGAAGAGTATGGTGAACAAAACCAGCCAGAGCTTTGGGCTAAGACGAGTGTATATCTCCCTGGATACTTTCTCAGCAACTTCTTGACTCATCCAATGGCTCAGCCAACCAAG AAACAGAACGGAAACATACAATTCGCAAACAACATAGATCTAGATACCAAAGTTCCTCTGATATCACACGACCAAGATTCTGGTCCGTTCGTCAGAGCCCTAATTCAAAACCCTCCAGGGAAAAGCGTGGCCGGATATCGTGCCTGGATCACACTACGGGAATTCGTACAATTTTTTAGTAAAGTCACGGGGTACAAAACTGAATTATTACACATACCACCCGGAGAATTCAGCTTTAACTGCAAACAAGAGTTGAGGGCTGAATTGCAAGACAACTTTGCATTCGCTAACGAAATCGGGCTTCATGGCGGTGATGATTCTCCTGCTGTTCATCCCAACGAG CTAAACCCGCCTCCTCAACTCGGAAGCGTTGAAGATTGGATCAGAGAACAAGACTGGTCTAAAGTTTGGGGATCTTGA
- a CDS encoding related to dolichyl-phosphate-mannose-protein mannosyltransferase — MARTRGKSPQPPVKAPTPVTEKQQPFAAPPPPQPQTTAVTTKSKNKSKSKDTKNTSYQSDGVEDNDVFLLPLSDYWVALALILVATLVRVYKIYQPTSVVFDEVHFGGFATKYIKGKFFMDVHPPLAKMLIALTGWLAGFDGSFDFKEIGKDYIEPGVPYVAMRMFPAICGILLVPCMFFTLKAVGCRTMTATMGAGLIIFENGLLTQARLILLDSPLVAATAFTVLSFSCFTNQHELGPSKAFQLSWWFWLVLTGLGLGITVSIKWVGLFTIAWVGSLTLLQLWVLLGDNKNVSMRLFTKHFMARVFCLIIIPLTFYMAMFAIHFVCLKNPGDGDGFMSSEFQATLNNKRMKDVPADVIMGSRVTIRHVNTQGGYLHSHPLMYPTGSKQQQITLYPHKDDNNVWLLENQTQPLGIDGQPINGTKAWDALPEPQYITDGTVLRLYHGPTHRRLHSHDVRPPITEADWQNEVSAYGYEGFEGDANDFFRVEIVKKKTYGSVAKERLRTIESKFRLVHVMTGCVLFSHKVKLPDWASEQQEVTCARGGTLPNSLWYIEGNSHPQLQGDVEKVNYRNPGFFGKFWELQKVMWRTNAGLTDSHAWDSRPESWPILRRGINFWGRQHKQVYLLGNPIIWWSSSVAVAIWVVFKAIAVLRWQRSCNDYSNTTFKRFDYEIGTSVLGWALHYFPFYLMQRQLFLHHYFPALYFAIIALCQLFDYATARIPGAGARDTALINRIATVSFLVLSAAVFMLYSPLAYGSPWTKADCRRMKLFNTWDFDCNTFYDSYDKYSEVPSISSSVVPTTSAAKNVEPKQEEAPVSQKQEEAVISGAPPAPDQAQVEHRVVAKEEKVEYRDQDGNLLDPEEVKALEGKVEFKTKYETKTRVVDEQGNEVQEPAEGWDQNLAGVAPPHPDVEGVNSETVKGKDEGAAAPQDVAASKDGEKEAEEAKAKPASENQQDATVKEEL; from the exons ATGGCTCGTACGAGGGGCAAGAGTCCCCAACCGCCAGTCAAGGCCCCGACGCCTGTGACCGAGAAGCAGCAACCTTTtgcagctcctcctcctcctcagccgcAGACCACTGCTGTCaccaccaagtccaagaacaagtccaagtccaaggacACCAAGAACACTTCGTACCAGtcagatggtgttgaggataatgatgtcttcctcctccccctctcCGACTATTGGGTAGCCTTGGCCCTCATCCTCGTTGCTACCCTCGTTCGTGTGTACAAGATCTATCAGCCCACAAGCGTTGTCTTTGACGAGGTCCA CTTCGGTGGCTTTGCTACAAAGTATATCAAGGGCAAGTTCTTCATGGACGTTCACCCTCCCCTGGCCAAGATGCTCATTGCCCTTACCGGGTGGCTTGCTGGATTTGATGGAAGCTTCGACTTTAAGGAGATTGGCAAGGACTACATTGAGCCTGGTGTTCCCTATGTTGCAATGCGAATGTTTCCTGCCATCTGCGGAATTCTCTTGGTTCCCTGCATGTTCTTTACTCTCAAGGCTGTTGGTTGCCGCACAATGACTGCTACCATGGGAGCTGGCCTGATCATCTTCG AGAACGGTCTTCTTACCCAGGCTCgtctcatccttctcgattCGCCTCTTGTCGCCGCGACCGCTTTCACCGTCCTCtccttttcttgcttcacCAACCAGCACGAGCTTGGCCCTTCCAAGGCTTTCCAACTGAGCTGGTGGTTCTGGCTTGTTCTTACTGGTCTTGGCCTGGGTATTACCGTCAGCATCAAGTGGGTTGGACTCTTCACCATTGCTTGGGTGGGATCCCtcactcttcttcaactttgggTCCTTCTCGGTGACAACAAGAACGTGTCCATG CGTCTTTTCACAAAGCACTTTATGGCTCGTGTCTTCTGTCTAATCATCATTCCTCTCACCTTCTACATGGCCATGTTCGCCATCCACTTCGTCTGCCTCAAGAACCCTGGTGACGGTGATGGCTTCATGAGCTCCGAGTTCCAGGccactctcaacaacaagcgTATGAAGGATGTTCCCGCCGATGTCATCATGGGCAGCCGTGTCACCATCCGCCATGTCAACACTCAGGGTGGTTACCTCCACTCTCATCCTCTCATGTACCCTACCGGTagcaagcagcagcagatcaCCCTGTACCCTCACAAGGACGACAACAACGTGTGGCTCCTTGAGAACCAGACTCAGCCTCTTGGAATTGATGGCCAGCCCATCAATGGCACCAAGGCCTGGGACGCCCTTCCTGAGCCTCAGTACATCACCGACGGTACCGTTCTTCGTCTTTACCATGGTCCCACTCATCGCCGCCTTCACTCTCATGACGTTCGCCCACCTATTACTGAGGCCGACTGGCAAAATGAGGTTTCTGCCTACGGTTACGAAGGATTTGAAGGAGATGCCAACGATTTCTTCCGTGTTGAGattgtgaagaagaagacgtaTGGATCTGTTGCAAAGGAGCGTCTTCGTACTATCGAATCCAAGTTCCGTCTTGTTCACGTCATGACTGGCTGTGTTCTGTTCTCCCACAAGGTCAAGCTCCCTGACTGGGCCTCTGAGCAACAGGAAGTTACTTGCGCCCGAGGCGGAACTCTTCCTAACAGTCTGTGGTATATCGAGGGCAACTCTCACCCTCAATTGCAGGGCgatgtcgagaaggtcaACTACCGCAATCCCGGTTTCTTTGGCAAGTTCTGGGAGCTTCAGAAGGTCATGTGGCGAACAAACGCCGGTCTCACAGACTCTCACGCCTGGGATTCTCGCCCTGAGTCGTGGCCCATTCTCCGCCGTGGTATCAACTTCTGGGGTCGTCAGCATAAGCAGGTTTATCTCCTCGGAAACCCCATCATTTGGTGGTCTTCCAGCGTTGCGGTTGCCATCTGGGTCGTCTTTAAAGCTATTGCTGTTCTCCGCTGGCAGCGCAGCTGCAATGACTACTCCAACACCACCTTCAAGCGGTTCGACTACGAGATTGGTACTTCAGTTCTTGGCTGGGCTCTGCACTACTTCCCCTTCTACCTGATGCAGCGTCAACTTTTCCTTCATCACTATTTCCCTGCTCTCTACTTTGCGATCATTGCTTTGTGCCAGCTCTTTGACTACGCCACTGCCCGCATCCCCGGAGCTGGTGCTCGTGATACCGCTTTGATCAACCGTATTGCTACTGTCTCATTCCTTGTCCTGTCGGCTGCCGTCTTCATGCTCTACTCTCCCCTTGCCTACGGAAGCCCCTGGACCAAGGCCGACTGCAGGCGCATGAAACTTTTCAACACCTGGGACTTTGACTGCAACACCTTTTATGATAGC TATGACAAGTACAGCGAGGTCCCCTCCATCAGCTCATCTGTAGTCCCCACCACCTCAGCAGCCAAGAACGTTGAGCCTAAGCAGGAGGAGGCCCCTGTCTCCCAGAAACAGGAAGAGGCTGTCATCTCTGGAGCTCCCCCTGCTCCTGACCAGGCCCAGGTTGAGCACCGAGTCGTTGCtaaggaggagaaggttgagtaCCGTGACCAGGATGGCAACCTCCTTGACCCCGAGGAGGTCAAAGCTCTTGAGGGCAAGGTTGAGTTCAAGACCAAGTACGAGACCAAGACAcgcgttgttgatgaacaGGGCAATGAAGTCCAAGAGCCTGCTGAGGGCTGGGACCAGAACCTGGCTGGTGTGGCTCCTCCTCACCCCGACGTTGAGGGTGTCAACAGCGAGACCGTTAAGGGCAAGGATGAAGGTGCCGCCGCTCCTCAAGATGTGGCTGCCAGCAAGGATggtgagaaggaggctgaagaggccaaggctaAGCCTGCGAGTGAGAACCAGCAGGATGCCACCGTCAAGGAAGAGCTGTAG